GACACCTGGGCAAAACAATGGTCGGTTAAATTCTTTTAGCAAGATAAAAATACGTGTAAAACGAGCAGGCTGCCTGGTTTGGGCGGCCTGCATATTTTTAGGGACTATGTTTAATAAGATAACTTTCCTGGCGAATAAATAAAAAAATTAGTTGTAGACGGATGCAATACTTTTGATCCTGTTGATACGATACACGGCCCGCAGCCTTGCTGTAAAATGGCCACAGGTAGTCCTCCGGCATTGTTAGCCCTCTTGCCGCAGACGCCACAAAATTTCAGTAACAAGACCACTCCATCATCGGTAGTATAGAGGATTGCTTCGGGGTTGTAGCGAAGCAGTCCTCGCCAGAAAAAACGTAGCAGCCATTGGTTGCGATCATGATATATAAGATGCGTGCGTAACGCATCTGCAGGAGACTTTTGTTTTGCTTCGTCGGAACTCCGGACGCCGGGGGTTAGTACCGGAGTTCCATATTTAGGGTTAAGCAATACCGGTAGGGTGATCCGGATTGCGGCATTGAAAAAGGCGGTACAGTTACCTGTACCGCCAATTACAAAATGTTGGTCCACAAATATGTTGGAACGAATTAACCGAGGTTTTGGCGGAAAGACTTGAACTCTTTACGCAGTTCACCGAACAGGCGATCGAATTGCTCCATGTCCTCCTGCTGAAGGTGATCGAGTGTGAGCAGTTTGTCACTATCGGCACCCTCTTCGGACATGAGTTTATCGATACGGGTGATCTCGCCGAGTTTATCGTTTACGACTACTTTGTGACGGATCAGGGAGTTTTGCAAGTGCTCCAGCTGGATCTTCTGATCGGTAGACGTGGCCTTTGAAGACAGATCTGTAAGTTCTGCCTGCAGGGATTTGATTTCCTTTTCTGCTTTCAGGAGGTCTAATTTCCAGATCTGATGCTGTTTGTGCAGCTCTTCGAAGTTTTTAACGGGCATGTTGTTTATCAGTTTTGAAATGAAAGATTAAACATGGATACCATGCGCGAGCAGCTTTTTCCATTGTGGGTGCTGGCGCATGAAAGTTGTTACATAAGCACACAACGGTACCATTTTAAGCTTACGATCAGCAATGATCTCAAAAACCCGTTCCACGAGCGCCTGATCAACGCCTTTGCCTTCGAGTTGAGCGGGCACATCGACATTGGTGAGGAACATACGTCCTCCTCCCATCATGTACTCGACTTTAGCGAGTTTGCCGTTGATCCGCATTTCGAATTGGCGCGCGCCCTCATTTTCAACTACTGCAATGTCATTCAGGTTCATAATATGTGTTTAATTAAAGATAATCGACAGTTGGGGGTAACGTTGTAGCGGCAGGGAGTAGGTTTAATTACAAGATGATGGCGCAAAGATACGATTTTTTTGCTAAACAGGGCGCATTGGGCCATGATCCCTATTTTTGCCGCATGCAAAGAACCTTGAGCGACCGGGACCAGGCAGTGATCTGGCACCCGTATACACAGATGCAAACGGCCCCGGCGCCGATTGGAATTGTACGTGGCGAGGGAGCCCGGCTTTACGACGAGCAGGGCGCGTGTTACATTGATGCGACTTCCAGCTGGTGGGTGAATATTCACGGGCACGCACATCCGCATATCACAACGCGGCTGGCCGCACAGGCGGCGCAACTGCAACACTGCATATTCGCCGGGTACACCCATGAACCCGCCGTGGCGCTGGCAGAGCAGTTACTGCCTTTGCTGCCGGGCGAACAACGGAAGGTGTTTTATTCTGATAATGGGTCTACTGCGGTAGAAGTGGCGCTGAAGATGGCAATACAGTATCATGCGAACGGGCGGGACGATGTGGCGCCACCCCGCCGCAGGTTGCTGGCCTTCCGGAACGCCTATCATGGTGACACGTTCGGAGCAATGAGTGTAAGTGAAAGAAGTGTGTTCACTAAGGCGTTCGACAGTTACCTGTTTGACGTTAGCTTCCTGGATTTACCAACGATGGAGAATATCGGGCGGCTTTGCGACGAGGTTGATCAGCTTGCCGGAGATACCGCGGCCTTCATCTTCGAACCGCTGTTACAAGGGGCTGCTGGCATGTTGGTATACCAGGCAGCGGCGCTGGACTTATTGTTGAAGCATTGCCGTGGAAAAGGTATCCTGCTCATCGCGGATGAGATCTTTACTGGCTTCGGCCGTACGGGTAAGGACTTTGCGATGCAGCATCTGCAAACCGCACCGGATGTAATCTGCCTTTCCAAAGGGCTTACAGGCGGCGCTATC
This genomic interval from Chitinophaga horti contains the following:
- a CDS encoding GNAT family N-acetyltransferase; this encodes MNLNDIAVVENEGARQFEMRINGKLAKVEYMMGGGRMFLTNVDVPAQLEGKGVDQALVERVFEIIADRKLKMVPLCAYVTTFMRQHPQWKKLLAHGIHV
- the bioA gene encoding adenosylmethionine--8-amino-7-oxononanoate transaminase → MQRTLSDRDQAVIWHPYTQMQTAPAPIGIVRGEGARLYDEQGACYIDATSSWWVNIHGHAHPHITTRLAAQAAQLQHCIFAGYTHEPAVALAEQLLPLLPGEQRKVFYSDNGSTAVEVALKMAIQYHANGRDDVAPPRRRLLAFRNAYHGDTFGAMSVSERSVFTKAFDSYLFDVSFLDLPTMENIGRLCDEVDQLAGDTAAFIFEPLLQGAAGMLVYQAAALDLLLKHCRGKGILLIADEIFTGFGRTGKDFAMQHLQTAPDVICLSKGLTGGAIALGVTTCAQHIYDAFLSENKLKTLFHGHSFTANPLACTAALASLELFREPACRQQRQRVSEAHAQFAGWLNNCPSVKNVRQLGTLLAFDVITAGPDTYTNELAAAIHRFFRARKVMLRPLGNTIYILPPYCITNEELEVVYDSVRDFLRETGN